In the genome of Mucilaginibacter defluvii, one region contains:
- a CDS encoding glycosyltransferase family 2 protein, with the protein MPITKLSIVIPAYNEGRTIHFILNKVKSVSLRNNISKEIIIVNDRSTDNTEEAIKSYMDANTDMDIKYYAHELNKGKGAALHTGISKATGEYLVIQDADLEYDPEEFNDLLKPVVEGFADVVFGSRFMGGNAHRILFFWHTIGNKFLTTLSNMFTNLNLTDMETCYKLFDTKMIQALTLREKRFGFEPEVTAKISRVPKIRIYEVGISYYGRTYEEGKKIGWKDGFRAIYCILKYGMLGVK; encoded by the coding sequence ATGCCGATTACTAAACTTTCTATTGTTATACCTGCTTATAATGAAGGCCGTACCATTCACTTCATCCTTAACAAAGTAAAAAGCGTAAGCCTGCGCAATAACATTTCTAAGGAGATAATTATAGTTAACGACCGCTCGACTGATAATACAGAAGAAGCCATAAAAAGCTACATGGATGCCAATACCGATATGGATATTAAGTATTACGCGCATGAGCTTAATAAAGGCAAAGGCGCCGCGTTGCATACTGGTATCAGCAAAGCCACCGGCGAGTACCTGGTAATTCAGGATGCCGACTTGGAATATGACCCAGAAGAGTTTAACGACTTACTTAAACCTGTTGTTGAGGGCTTTGCCGATGTGGTTTTCGGTTCAAGGTTTATGGGCGGTAACGCACACCGTATTTTGTTCTTTTGGCACACTATAGGTAATAAGTTTTTAACCACCTTATCAAACATGTTTACCAACCTTAACCTTACGGATATGGAGACGTGTTATAAGCTGTTTGATACCAAAATGATACAGGCGCTTACCCTGCGCGAAAAGCGCTTCGGTTTTGAGCCGGAGGTGACCGCTAAAATATCACGCGTACCAAAAATCCGCATTTATGAAGTAGGAATATCCTACTATGGCCGCACTTACGAAGAAGGCAAAAAGATAGGTTGGAAAGATGGCTTCCGCGCTATCTATTGCATTCTGAAATACGGTATGCTCGGCGTTAAGTAA
- a CDS encoding pyridoxine 5'-phosphate synthase codes for MVRLSVNINKIATLRNSRGGNNPDVIKAAMNCERFGAEGITVHPRPDERHIRYDDVRALKNVITSEFNIEGNSREQKFVDLVLETKPAQVTLVPDELGQITSNHGWDTIANQEYLKDTIAMFQQAGIRVSIFVDPVPQMVEAAATTGTDRIELYTEGYANHFSHGRELAIAPYIAAAKVANEAGLGINAGHDLDLQNLKFFTDNIPGLLEVSIGHALICDALYMGLESTIKQYLQQLKAD; via the coding sequence ATGGTACGTTTGTCAGTAAACATCAATAAAATAGCAACGCTGCGCAACTCACGCGGGGGCAACAACCCAGATGTGATAAAGGCGGCTATGAATTGCGAACGTTTTGGCGCGGAGGGGATCACCGTACACCCGCGGCCCGATGAACGACATATACGCTATGATGATGTGCGTGCGTTAAAGAATGTTATAACCAGCGAGTTCAACATTGAAGGCAACAGTCGCGAACAAAAGTTTGTTGACCTTGTGCTGGAAACCAAACCGGCGCAGGTTACCCTGGTACCTGATGAACTGGGACAGATAACCTCAAACCACGGCTGGGATACTATTGCCAACCAAGAGTATTTGAAGGATACCATTGCTATGTTTCAACAGGCGGGCATCCGGGTATCTATTTTTGTTGACCCGGTACCCCAGATGGTTGAGGCTGCCGCTACTACGGGTACTGATAGAATAGAACTTTATACTGAAGGTTATGCAAACCACTTTTCGCATGGGCGGGAGCTGGCCATCGCACCTTATATTGCCGCGGCAAAGGTAGCCAATGAGGCAGGTTTAGGCATCAATGCCGGGCATGATCTTGACCTGCAAAATCTTAAATTTTTTACGGATAATATTCCGGGTTTACTGGAAGTAAGTATTGGCCACGCGCTTATTTGTGATGCTTTATATATGGGATTGGAAAGTACCATAAAGCAATATTTGCAGCAATTAAAGGCTGATTGA
- the gcvP gene encoding aminomethyl-transferring glycine dehydrogenase — MQLNTDYQEKFQSRHIAPNEADTAEMLKTVGANSLDELIEQTVPTQIRLKNPLNLPPAKSEFDYLNTLKQTASKNKVFKSYIGQGYYDVIVPGVIQRNILENPGWYTQYTPYQAEIAQGRLQALLNFQTMVIDLTGMEIANASLLDEGTAAAEAMFMQYSLRKNQKANKFFVSEELFAQTIDILKTRSEPYGIELVMGSHESVELTDDMFGAIVQYPAKNGEVYNYSDFAAKAHEKGIKLTVVADLMSLVLLTPPGEWGADIVVGSSQRFGIPMGFGGPHAAFFATKEEYKRSMPGRIIGVTIDSANNYALRMALQTREQHIRRDKATSNICTAQALLAIMAGMYAAYHGPQGLKLIAERIHGLSVLLSNSLEELGYKQLNKAYFDTLQFNLGDLVGPLHGEALNNEINLNYNGSIVTITLDETTSVEDVKTIVRFFTKVKGKTLNDVNIEELKGNLQTTIPAELQRTSAYLTHPVFNSHHSEHEMLRYIKSLENKDLSLCHSMIALGSCTMKLNATTEMVPVTWAEFSKMHPFAPVDQTGGYMQLFDELDKWLSEITGFAAMSLQPNAGAQGEYAGLMVIRAYHLDRGDTQRNIALIPSSAHGTNPASAAMAGMKIIVVKCDENGNIDVADLKAKAEQYKNELSCLMVTYPSTHGVFEESIIEVCNIIHENGGQVYMDGANMNAQVGLTSPANIGADVCHLNLHKTFCIPHGGGGPGMGPIGVAKHLVPYLPGHAVVDIDKGKSIPAVSAAPWGSASILIISHAYIAMMGGEGLTNATKYAILNANYIKTRLKEHYPVLYTGSKGRCAHEMILDCRSFKAQGIEVTDIAKRLMDYGFHAPTVSFPVAGTVMIEPTESEPKHELDRFCDAMIAIRNEIKDVENGILDKIDNPLKNAPHTAAVVTGNQWEHPYTRQKAAFPLPYVAAYKFWPSVGRVNDTYGDRTLICSCPPLEDYAFEESIIE; from the coding sequence ATGCAATTGAACACTGATTACCAGGAGAAATTCCAGTCGCGCCACATCGCACCCAACGAAGCCGACACCGCCGAAATGTTAAAAACAGTAGGCGCAAATTCATTAGATGAGCTTATTGAACAAACCGTTCCGACGCAGATACGCCTGAAGAACCCGTTAAATTTGCCGCCTGCCAAAAGCGAATTTGATTACCTGAACACGCTTAAGCAAACCGCGTCAAAAAACAAGGTATTTAAAAGCTACATCGGCCAGGGCTATTATGATGTTATCGTTCCGGGCGTAATACAGCGTAACATCCTCGAAAATCCGGGATGGTATACACAGTACACCCCTTACCAGGCTGAGATAGCGCAGGGCCGTTTACAAGCATTGCTTAACTTTCAAACCATGGTGATTGATTTGACCGGGATGGAAATAGCCAATGCATCACTGCTTGACGAAGGCACCGCCGCTGCCGAGGCGATGTTTATGCAGTACAGCCTGCGTAAAAATCAAAAGGCCAATAAATTTTTTGTTTCTGAGGAGCTTTTCGCTCAAACCATTGATATTTTAAAAACCCGCTCTGAGCCTTATGGCATCGAGTTGGTAATGGGCAGCCATGAGTCGGTTGAGTTGACTGACGATATGTTTGGCGCCATTGTACAGTACCCTGCCAAAAATGGTGAGGTGTATAACTACAGCGATTTTGCTGCTAAAGCACACGAAAAAGGCATTAAACTAACCGTTGTTGCCGACCTGATGAGCCTGGTACTGCTAACGCCTCCGGGCGAGTGGGGCGCCGATATTGTAGTAGGCAGCAGCCAGCGCTTCGGTATCCCGATGGGCTTTGGCGGGCCGCACGCGGCGTTCTTCGCAACCAAAGAAGAATACAAGCGTTCCATGCCGGGCCGTATCATTGGTGTAACTATTGATAGCGCCAACAACTACGCCCTGCGTATGGCATTGCAAACCCGCGAGCAGCATATCCGCAGAGATAAAGCAACATCAAATATTTGTACCGCACAGGCGTTGCTGGCTATTATGGCAGGTATGTATGCCGCGTATCATGGTCCGCAAGGCTTAAAGCTGATTGCCGAGCGTATACATGGTTTAAGCGTATTGCTTTCAAACTCGTTAGAGGAGTTGGGCTACAAACAATTGAACAAAGCTTACTTTGATACCCTGCAGTTTAATCTGGGTGACCTCGTTGGCCCGCTGCACGGCGAGGCTTTGAATAACGAAATAAACCTGAACTACAACGGTTCAATAGTTACCATCACGCTCGACGAAACTACTTCTGTAGAAGATGTAAAAACCATTGTTCGCTTTTTTACCAAGGTAAAAGGCAAAACCCTTAATGATGTAAATATTGAGGAGCTGAAAGGCAATCTGCAAACTACAATACCGGCTGAGTTGCAGCGTACATCAGCTTACCTTACCCACCCGGTATTTAATTCGCACCACTCAGAGCATGAGATGCTGCGTTACATTAAATCACTGGAAAATAAGGATCTTTCGCTTTGCCACTCCATGATCGCTTTGGGCTCATGTACCATGAAGCTGAATGCTACTACGGAGATGGTGCCTGTTACCTGGGCAGAGTTTAGCAAGATGCACCCGTTCGCCCCGGTTGACCAAACCGGCGGTTACATGCAGCTGTTTGATGAGCTGGATAAATGGCTGAGCGAGATCACCGGCTTTGCGGCCATGAGCTTGCAGCCCAACGCCGGCGCTCAGGGCGAGTATGCGGGCCTGATGGTTATCCGCGCTTATCACCTGGATAGGGGCGATACGCAGCGTAACATCGCGCTGATCCCGTCATCCGCGCACGGCACCAACCCGGCATCAGCAGCGATGGCCGGCATGAAGATCATCGTAGTAAAATGCGATGAGAACGGTAACATTGACGTTGCCGACCTGAAAGCCAAAGCTGAGCAATATAAAAATGAACTTTCGTGCCTGATGGTAACTTACCCATCAACACACGGTGTGTTTGAGGAAAGCATTATCGAGGTATGTAATATCATTCATGAAAACGGCGGCCAGGTGTATATGGATGGCGCCAATATGAACGCGCAGGTTGGTTTAACCAGCCCGGCCAACATAGGTGCCGACGTTTGCCACCTTAACCTGCACAAAACTTTTTGTATTCCGCACGGCGGTGGTGGTCCCGGTATGGGTCCGATAGGCGTAGCTAAACACCTGGTACCGTACCTGCCGGGCCATGCGGTAGTTGATATTGATAAGGGTAAATCTATCCCGGCTGTTTCGGCAGCGCCATGGGGTTCTGCTTCTATCCTGATCATTTCACACGCTTACATAGCCATGATGGGCGGCGAGGGTTTAACCAACGCTACTAAATACGCCATACTGAATGCCAACTACATCAAAACAAGGTTAAAAGAACATTACCCTGTATTGTATACCGGCAGCAAAGGCCGTTGCGCGCATGAGATGATATTGGATTGCCGCTCGTTTAAAGCGCAAGGAATTGAGGTTACCGATATCGCCAAACGTTTAATGGACTATGGTTTCCATGCGCCGACGGTATCGTTCCCGGTTGCGGGTACGGTAATGATCGAGCCGACGGAATCAGAGCCTAAACATGAGCTTGACCGTTTCTGCGATGCGATGATCGCTATCCGTAATGAAATTAAGGATGTGGAGAACGGTATTTTGGATAAAATTGATAATCCATTAAAGAACGCGCCGCATACTGCTGCCGTAGTTACCGGTAACCAATGGGAGCATCCGTATACCCGTCAAAAAGCAGCATTTCCGCTGCCTTATGTTGCGGCCTACAAATTCTGGCCATCAGTAGGCAGGGTGAACGATACGTATGGCGACCGTACGCTGATTTGCTCTTGTCCTCCGCTCGAAGATTATGCTTTTGAGGAAAGTATAATTGAATAA
- a CDS encoding response regulator encodes MSILSKTINVLLVDDDEINNFISIKLIKKALLNTSITACLNGKFAIDQLVELQQKDPESLPDYILLDINMPIMNGWDFLDEYNRLGIDPLKKTKIYIISSSVFSNDISKAKSYPLVNDFISKPLNVDRIKEIFGVNEN; translated from the coding sequence ATGAGCATTCTTAGCAAAACAATAAATGTTTTACTTGTTGACGATGATGAGATAAACAATTTTATATCCATCAAGCTGATTAAAAAAGCGCTGCTGAACACAAGTATAACTGCATGCCTTAACGGAAAGTTTGCTATAGATCAGCTTGTAGAGTTGCAGCAAAAAGACCCTGAAAGTTTACCCGATTACATACTGCTTGATATCAACATGCCGATAATGAACGGCTGGGATTTTTTAGACGAATATAACAGGCTGGGTATTGATCCGCTTAAAAAGACCAAGATCTACATCATCTCTTCATCAGTTTTCAGCAACGATATCAGCAAAGCCAAATCGTACCCGCTGGTGAACGATTTTATTTCGAAACCGCTGAACGTTGATCGTATCAAAGAAATTTTTGGCGTAAACGAAAATTAA
- a CDS encoding MBL fold metallo-hydrolase codes for MEIFTLGEGSYSVDATKKFIPFNPETDDRKSRPGSLFIHVNPFLIKTATDLILLDSGLGYKDTRDELYLHQHIRNAGFEPDDVTLVLMSHLHYDHSGGLVVERGGLQPSFPQAEHVVQRGEWEYALAGKSSSYHIEIFETLQHSVKLTLTEGDGTLKPGITYQLSGGHCQYHQVFLIEEDGQKVFFGGDELPEPEQLLRRFIAKYDYDGRKAMELREEYGKQAAADGWRCLFYHSKGTTVGTVTFDGEHFAIQSI; via the coding sequence ATGGAAATATTTACACTTGGCGAAGGCTCTTATTCAGTAGACGCGACAAAAAAGTTCATTCCTTTTAACCCCGAAACTGACGACCGTAAAAGCCGCCCTGGTTCTTTATTTATTCATGTAAACCCTTTTTTGATCAAAACGGCTACCGACCTTATTTTATTGGACAGCGGCCTGGGTTATAAAGACACACGCGACGAGCTATACCTGCACCAGCACATACGCAACGCAGGTTTTGAGCCTGATGATGTTACATTGGTATTGATGTCGCACCTGCATTACGATCATTCGGGCGGCCTGGTAGTTGAGCGCGGCGGCCTGCAACCCAGCTTTCCGCAAGCGGAACATGTGGTGCAGCGCGGCGAATGGGAATATGCCCTGGCCGGTAAATCATCATCATACCACATCGAGATATTTGAAACCTTGCAGCATAGCGTAAAGCTTACCCTTACCGAGGGCGACGGCACATTAAAACCAGGCATCACCTATCAGCTATCGGGCGGGCATTGCCAATACCATCAGGTGTTTTTAATTGAGGAGGATGGCCAAAAGGTGTTTTTCGGTGGTGATGAACTACCGGAACCCGAGCAGTTGCTGCGCCGCTTTATTGCTAAGTATGACTACGATGGCCGAAAAGCGATGGAACTGCGTGAGGAATATGGTAAACAAGCCGCCGCTGATGGATGGCGTTGTTTGTTCTATCACTCAAAAGGCACAACGGTTGGCACGGTTACTTTTGATGGCGAGCACTTCGCTATACAATCGATTTAA
- the recJ gene encoding single-stranded-DNA-specific exonuclease RecJ, with amino-acid sequence MNKRWAIRQKADHDEVKRLSEALNINPVLSHLLISRGINDYEEARYFFRPDIRHLHDPFLMAGMEQAVERIEQAIARNEKVLIYGDYDVDGTTAVSLVYGFFKERYDNLEYYIPDRYTEGYGISTQGIDYAAANGFSLIIALDCGIKSIDKVDYANTLNIDFIICDHHTCGDTIPAAVAVLDPKRPDCQYPYKELSGCGVGFKLVQAYAEKNGIPFEDLFRFVDLVAISIACDIVQITGENRVLAYFGLQKLNNEPCTGIKILMEVAGRTANYSIADIVFLLGPRINAAGRIDDAKHAVRLLISCDEVDAREKGALINVKNTERKGHDLQITDEALSMIGASEVMVNRKSTVVFNENWHKGVIGIVASRLTEKYYRPTVVLTRSNGHVAGSARSVLGYDLYEALCGCSDLLLQFGGHKYAAGLTMKPENVDAFVEKFEEVVSASITAEQLIQQIEIDAELDLKDIDGKFFRVLNQFAPFGPGNMSPVFLSKNVYVNGTPGLVGSNHIKMSISQPGSAWFDCIAFNHGECLHQIRPGVPFDVCYSIEENVWRDKRSMQLNIKGIRCY; translated from the coding sequence ATGAATAAACGGTGGGCCATCAGGCAAAAAGCGGATCATGATGAAGTAAAAAGGCTTTCAGAAGCGTTGAACATCAATCCTGTTTTGAGCCATTTGCTGATCAGTAGGGGCATTAATGATTACGAAGAAGCCCGATATTTTTTTCGCCCTGATATACGACATCTGCATGATCCTTTCCTGATGGCGGGTATGGAACAAGCTGTTGAACGCATTGAACAGGCCATTGCCCGTAACGAGAAAGTGTTGATTTACGGTGATTACGATGTGGATGGCACCACGGCTGTATCATTAGTATACGGCTTTTTTAAGGAGCGTTATGATAACCTGGAGTATTACATTCCCGACCGTTACACCGAAGGCTACGGTATATCTACCCAAGGTATTGATTATGCCGCAGCCAATGGTTTCTCATTAATTATAGCGCTCGATTGCGGTATCAAATCCATTGATAAGGTTGATTATGCCAACACGCTGAATATTGATTTTATTATTTGCGATCACCACACCTGCGGCGATACCATACCCGCGGCCGTTGCCGTGCTTGATCCTAAGCGCCCGGATTGCCAATACCCATATAAGGAACTTTCCGGCTGTGGGGTAGGTTTTAAGCTGGTACAGGCTTATGCCGAAAAAAATGGTATTCCGTTTGAAGATTTATTCCGGTTTGTTGATTTGGTTGCCATAAGTATAGCCTGCGATATTGTACAAATTACCGGCGAAAACCGTGTGCTGGCTTACTTTGGTCTGCAAAAACTAAATAATGAGCCTTGTACTGGTATCAAAATATTGATGGAAGTTGCAGGCCGTACCGCTAATTATTCTATTGCAGATATTGTGTTTCTGTTGGGGCCGCGTATTAATGCCGCCGGGCGTATTGATGATGCCAAGCACGCTGTTCGACTCTTAATCTCATGCGATGAAGTAGATGCTCGCGAAAAAGGTGCACTCATCAACGTTAAAAATACCGAACGCAAAGGCCACGACCTGCAAATAACCGACGAAGCGTTAAGCATGATCGGCGCAAGCGAGGTAATGGTTAACCGCAAATCAACCGTGGTGTTTAACGAGAACTGGCATAAGGGCGTTATCGGTATCGTGGCCTCGCGCCTTACCGAAAAATATTACCGCCCAACGGTAGTGCTTACCCGCTCAAACGGGCATGTGGCCGGTTCGGCACGCTCTGTTTTGGGGTATGATTTGTATGAGGCTCTGTGCGGCTGCAGTGACTTGCTATTGCAATTTGGCGGGCACAAATATGCCGCAGGCCTTACTATGAAGCCCGAGAATGTAGACGCCTTTGTTGAGAAGTTTGAAGAAGTAGTAAGCGCCTCCATTACCGCCGAACAATTGATCCAGCAAATAGAAATTGACGCTGAACTCGACCTGAAGGATATTGATGGCAAATTCTTTCGGGTGCTGAACCAGTTTGCGCCGTTTGGGCCGGGCAATATGTCGCCGGTATTTTTGTCGAAAAACGTTTATGTGAACGGTACGCCGGGACTGGTGGGCAGTAATCACATCAAGATGAGCATTAGTCAGCCCGGCTCGGCCTGGTTTGATTGTATCGCCTTTAACCACGGCGAATGCCTGCACCAGATACGCCCGGGTGTGCCGTTTGATGTATGCTACAGTATTGAAGAAAATGTATGGCGCGACAAGCGCTCGATGCAATTAAATATAAAGGGGATAAGGTGTTATTAG
- the ypfJ gene encoding KPN_02809 family neutral zinc metallopeptidase yields MKWLGRRESSNTEQGSGGGRGLALGGGVVGIIAAAIYFFTGIDPSALLGGMQQQQGEQTNTQPGIDPNNQQQKFVSVVLADTEDIWGQLFKQMGKTYEEPTLHFFEDGVQTEGCGFAQSATGPFYCPGDRKVYIDVTFFDELEQRFAAAGDFARAYVVAHEVGHHVQQLLGTSAKLERARGNVSEAEYNKLSVALELQADFYAGVFAHYEESTKNVLEPGDIDEALNAANQIGDDRLQKESTGRVEPDSFTHGTSAQRQYWFKKGYETGDVKQGDTFAEMGL; encoded by the coding sequence ATGAAATGGCTTGGCAGGCGCGAAAGTAGTAATACCGAACAGGGCAGCGGCGGTGGTCGTGGTTTGGCATTGGGTGGGGGCGTGGTTGGCATTATTGCCGCCGCTATCTACTTCTTTACCGGGATTGACCCATCAGCACTGCTTGGCGGAATGCAGCAACAACAAGGCGAGCAGACTAATACCCAGCCGGGCATCGATCCGAACAACCAGCAACAAAAGTTTGTAAGTGTGGTGCTTGCCGATACCGAAGACATATGGGGGCAACTGTTTAAGCAAATGGGCAAAACCTACGAAGAGCCAACCCTGCATTTTTTTGAAGATGGTGTACAAACCGAAGGTTGCGGCTTTGCCCAATCTGCAACCGGCCCTTTTTATTGTCCCGGCGACCGTAAGGTATATATTGATGTTACCTTTTTTGACGAACTGGAGCAACGCTTTGCCGCCGCCGGTGATTTTGCCCGCGCTTATGTAGTAGCGCACGAGGTTGGCCACCATGTACAGCAACTGCTGGGTACCAGCGCCAAACTGGAGCGTGCCCGTGGTAATGTGAGCGAAGCAGAATACAACAAGCTATCGGTAGCGTTGGAGTTGCAGGCCGATTTTTACGCGGGTGTGTTTGCCCACTATGAAGAAAGTACCAAGAACGTATTAGAACCCGGCGATATTGACGAAGCCCTGAACGCCGCCAACCAAATAGGCGACGACCGCCTGCAAAAAGAAAGCACCGGCCGCGTAGAACCAGACAGCTTTACCCACGGCACCAGCGCCCAACGCCAATACTGGTTCAAAAAGGGCTACGAAACAGGTGATGTTAAGCAGGGTGATACTTTTGCGGAGATGGGGTTGTAG
- a CDS encoding HNH endonuclease produces the protein MKAGQSLWTKDESILAVNLYCKIPFGQMHSGNASVIELAKIIGRTPSAVARKLGNFASFDPKLQARGVKGLENASKLDKEVWQEYMNNWDELFMESERLLAVKKGTTIEKLNNIDLDNLKAVDGLEKQRLINTRVNQSLFRRIVLTNFNNKCCITGINVPQLLVASHILPWSKDKENRLNPKNGLAFNALHDKAFDTGLITITEDLKIKVSSNFLKHKEIYSIKQNFIDYDGKSMLTPQKFLPDADFLKKHNDFFKI, from the coding sequence ATGAAAGCTGGTCAATCTTTATGGACCAAAGATGAGTCTATTTTAGCTGTTAACCTTTATTGTAAAATACCATTCGGTCAGATGCATTCTGGAAATGCATCTGTTATTGAGTTAGCTAAAATTATCGGGCGTACTCCAAGTGCAGTAGCAAGAAAGTTAGGGAATTTTGCAAGCTTTGATCCTAAACTGCAAGCGCGTGGTGTGAAGGGATTAGAAAATGCCAGCAAATTAGATAAGGAAGTTTGGCAAGAGTACATGAATAATTGGGATGAATTGTTCATGGAAAGTGAAAGGTTATTAGCGGTAAAAAAGGGCACAACAATCGAAAAGCTAAATAATATTGATTTGGATAATTTAAAAGCAGTTGACGGGTTAGAAAAACAACGACTAATAAATACACGTGTCAATCAAAGCCTTTTCAGACGAATTGTACTGACTAACTTTAATAATAAATGCTGTATAACAGGTATTAACGTTCCTCAGTTATTAGTAGCCAGCCATATTTTACCATGGAGCAAGGATAAGGAGAATAGACTTAATCCTAAAAACGGATTAGCTTTTAACGCACTTCATGACAAAGCTTTTGATACAGGATTGATCACTATTACAGAAGATTTAAAAATTAAAGTATCATCCAATTTTCTAAAGCACAAAGAGATATACAGTATTAAGCAGAATTTTATTGATTATGATGGTAAATCCATGCTTACTCCTCAAAAGTTTCTTCCAGATGCCGATTTTTTAAAAAAGCACAACGACTTTTTTAAAATCTAA
- a CDS encoding N-acetylmuramoyl-L-alanine amidase, whose amino-acid sequence MKHSHLYIILAIFLLTTACSPKKGPYAVTNKVYSEQADAFAQTLLQTEPVVLTDSLGRKLASEWVGTVNFNLRKPNYVVIHYTAQDSAAQTLKTFTIAKTQVSAHYVIGGDGRIYHMLNDYLRAWHGGSGKWGNGTDVNSSSIGIELDNNGRSPFSDAQINSLIILLAHLKKTYNIPTANFIGHQDLAPTRKVDPGKYFPWKKLAEKGFGYWSNDVLELAPEGFDVATALRLIGYDTSNLNAAISAFKNHFIQADSSPVLSQLDLNVLYNVYQKY is encoded by the coding sequence ATGAAACACTCCCACCTCTACATAATCCTCGCTATATTTCTCCTCACCACCGCCTGCTCACCTAAAAAAGGACCATACGCGGTAACCAATAAGGTGTACAGCGAGCAGGCTGACGCGTTCGCGCAAACGTTGCTGCAAACTGAGCCGGTTGTGTTGACGGATAGCCTGGGGCGTAAGCTGGCCAGCGAGTGGGTGGGTACGGTAAATTTTAATCTGCGCAAGCCTAATTACGTGGTGATCCATTATACCGCGCAGGATTCGGCGGCGCAAACGCTTAAAACGTTTACCATTGCCAAAACGCAGGTTAGCGCCCACTATGTTATTGGTGGTGATGGGCGCATTTACCACATGCTGAACGATTACCTGCGCGCCTGGCATGGTGGGTCGGGCAAGTGGGGTAACGGCACGGATGTTAACAGTTCTTCAATCGGTATCGAGCTGGACAACAATGGCCGGTCGCCGTTCAGTGACGCGCAGATCAACAGCTTGATAATTCTGCTGGCGCATCTTAAAAAAACATACAATATCCCAACCGCCAACTTCATCGGGCACCAAGATCTGGCGCCTACCCGCAAGGTTGATCCCGGCAAATACTTCCCCTGGAAAAAGCTAGCCGAAAAAGGTTTTGGCTACTGGAGTAATGATGTGCTCGAACTCGCGCCAGAAGGCTTTGATGTAGCTACCGCCCTGCGATTGATCGGTTATGACACCAGCAACCTTAACGCCGCTATATCAGCATTCAAAAACCATTTTATTCAGGCCGATAGCTCACCCGTGCTGTCACAGCTCGATTTGAATGTGCTGTATAATGTTTACCAAAAATACTGA